The proteins below come from a single Cloacibacillus sp. An23 genomic window:
- a CDS encoding DUF1538 domain-containing protein, with amino-acid sequence MLKKLGLDNTILMAKLEESLKSTLPVVAIVFAICFAFIPVPVGALLAFVFGSILLIVGMGFFTIGVDMAMTPIGGYIGSAVTKSRSLWFILFISFLVGTFITVSEPDLQVLAGQVPSIPYAVIIGAVALGVGVFLSVAMLRIFLGVPLRKMFVFFYVLIILLAFFMPPDYIGVAFDSGGVTTGPMTVPFIIALGVGVASSRSDSDAQNDSFGLVAIGSIGPILAVMLLGMVYPGGGSSYTPVVVPEIADSLELWKLFAHEFPRFFHEVALALTPIIIFFAVFQVFKLHLKGAELLQIVIGILYTYIGLVTFLTGVNAGFLPVGNYIGQLIGALEYNWIIVPIGMVIGYFIVQAEPAVHVLGKQVLEVTAGAIPGKALRVSLSIGIAVSVGLAMLRILTGLPLLWLIVPGYAIALILTFFVPTIFTAIAFDSGGVASGAMTATFLMPLAMGLCTAVGGNVTQDAFGVVAMVAMTPLITIQLLGLLYVRGMSAVKKKENKI; translated from the coding sequence ATGTTGAAAAAACTTGGGCTTGACAACACCATCCTCATGGCCAAGCTGGAGGAGTCGCTGAAGTCTACTCTGCCGGTTGTGGCCATTGTTTTTGCGATTTGCTTCGCGTTCATCCCTGTGCCGGTCGGCGCGCTTCTCGCGTTCGTTTTCGGCTCCATCCTGCTTATAGTCGGCATGGGCTTTTTCACCATCGGCGTCGATATGGCGATGACTCCGATCGGAGGCTACATCGGCTCTGCGGTCACCAAAAGCCGCAGCCTATGGTTCATTCTCTTTATCAGCTTTCTCGTCGGAACGTTCATAACCGTATCCGAGCCGGACCTTCAGGTTTTGGCGGGACAGGTGCCGAGCATCCCTTACGCGGTGATAATCGGCGCGGTCGCGCTCGGCGTCGGCGTTTTCCTCAGCGTCGCGATGCTCAGGATATTCCTCGGCGTTCCGCTGCGGAAGATGTTCGTGTTCTTCTACGTACTTATAATCCTGCTGGCGTTCTTCATGCCTCCCGACTATATCGGCGTGGCATTCGACTCCGGCGGGGTGACGACGGGGCCGATGACCGTCCCGTTCATAATCGCGCTCGGCGTCGGCGTCGCATCCTCCAGAAGCGACAGCGACGCGCAGAACGACAGCTTCGGCCTCGTCGCCATAGGATCTATCGGGCCGATACTCGCCGTCATGCTGCTAGGCATGGTCTACCCGGGCGGCGGAAGCAGCTACACGCCGGTCGTCGTGCCGGAGATAGCCGATTCGCTGGAACTCTGGAAGCTCTTTGCGCACGAGTTCCCGCGTTTCTTCCACGAGGTGGCTCTCGCCCTGACGCCGATAATAATCTTCTTCGCGGTATTCCAGGTGTTTAAGCTTCACCTCAAAGGGGCGGAGCTTTTGCAGATAGTGATAGGGATACTCTATACCTATATCGGCCTCGTAACATTCCTCACGGGGGTCAACGCCGGATTCCTTCCGGTAGGCAATTATATAGGCCAGCTCATCGGCGCTCTCGAATACAACTGGATCATCGTGCCGATCGGAATGGTCATCGGCTACTTTATAGTGCAGGCCGAACCAGCCGTCCACGTGCTCGGCAAGCAGGTGCTCGAAGTGACGGCCGGCGCGATTCCAGGCAAGGCGCTGCGCGTAAGCCTTTCTATAGGCATCGCGGTCTCTGTCGGCCTCGCGATGCTTCGCATACTGACCGGGCTGCCGCTGCTCTGGCTCATCGTGCCGGGGTACGCCATAGCGCTTATACTTACTTTCTTCGTCCCGACGATATTCACTGCGATCGCATTCGACTCAGGCGGCGTCGCCTCCGGCGCTATGACGGCGACATTCCTTATGCCTCTCGCGATGGGGCTGTGCACCGCGGTCGGAGGCAACGTCACGCAGGACGCTTTC
- the tadA gene encoding tRNA adenosine(34) deaminase TadA has translation MDDGFYMREALAEAEAAMREGEIPVGAVVVHGGEIIGRGRNARAARNSPLAHAEIEAVRAAAKNLNSWRFDGCAIYVTLEPCVMCAGALVQCRMGRVVFGAKDPKAGGCVSLYEITRDPRMYHRCRVTGGVLAGECAALLFEFFAAKRRKA, from the coding sequence ATGGACGACGGTTTTTACATGAGGGAGGCGCTTGCCGAGGCGGAGGCGGCGATGCGCGAAGGTGAAATTCCGGTGGGAGCGGTCGTAGTGCACGGCGGAGAGATAATCGGCCGAGGGCGCAACGCTCGGGCCGCGCGAAATTCCCCGCTCGCGCACGCAGAGATCGAGGCCGTACGGGCGGCGGCGAAAAATTTGAATTCGTGGCGCTTCGACGGCTGCGCCATATACGTTACGCTCGAGCCGTGCGTCATGTGCGCGGGAGCGCTCGTGCAGTGCCGCATGGGGCGCGTGGTCTTCGGCGCGAAGGACCCGAAGGCCGGCGGATGCGTCTCGCTCTACGAAATTACGCGCGACCCGCGTATGTACCACCGCTGCCGCGTGACAGGCGGAGTACTGGCCGGCGAGTGCGCGGCTCTGCTGTTCGAGTTCTTCGCCGCAAAGCGCAGAAAAGCGTAA
- a CDS encoding class II aldolase/adducin family protein, whose protein sequence is MDEQAAKLEIIRTAREMLAKGLVQGTGGNFSVRCARGMIITPSGMGYGALTPDDLPVLSLDGRPLEGGRKPSVERELHAEIYRRRPDVKAVIHTHSVYATAAAALREPLPVLTDNQAVLFGGEIPCAEYAPIGTRKLAEHAALALGSGSGVLLANHGALCAGSSLAEAAAKCEMLEIFAQIYFLTALRGGGVKLKPEEIQIEAEDMSRRYGQR, encoded by the coding sequence ATGGACGAACAGGCGGCGAAGCTCGAAATAATACGGACGGCGCGCGAGATGCTCGCAAAAGGGCTCGTGCAGGGCACGGGCGGTAACTTCAGCGTCCGCTGCGCGCGCGGAATGATAATAACGCCCAGCGGCATGGGCTACGGCGCCCTGACGCCGGACGACCTGCCGGTGCTCTCGCTTGACGGGCGGCCGCTCGAAGGCGGGCGCAAGCCGTCGGTGGAGCGCGAGCTGCACGCGGAGATATACCGCCGCCGCCCCGACGTGAAGGCGGTCATTCACACGCACTCAGTCTACGCGACAGCCGCTGCCGCGCTGCGCGAGCCGCTGCCGGTGCTGACCGACAACCAGGCCGTGCTCTTCGGCGGCGAGATACCGTGCGCCGAATACGCGCCCATCGGCACGCGGAAACTGGCCGAACACGCGGCGCTGGCGCTCGGCTCCGGCTCGGGCGTCCTGCTCGCGAACCACGGCGCGCTATGCGCCGGCTCGTCGCTGGCCGAGGCCGCGGCGAAATGCGAAATGCTCGAGATATTCGCGCAAATCTACTTCCTGACCGCACTGCGCGGCGGCGGCGTGAAGCTTAAGCCGGAAGAGATACAAATCGAGGCGGAAGATATGTCGCGCCGCTACGGTCAGAGATAG
- a CDS encoding MFS transporter has protein sequence MKSQFSLFLTRRFLPLFLTQFLGAFNDNLFKSALVTLITYDLAARYGVNAPILITVVAGLFILPFFLFSSLAGQISDKYEKSRLIRIIKLAEIILMVLTAAAFHYVQMWWLIALLFLMGTQSTFFGPLKYSVLPQLLREDELVAGNGLVNAGTNVAILTGTLCGGLLIMSPLGRWYIAAGVVGVAAAGYLASRFIPVLPASSPGLRIDRNLFRSTWRLITYPVPNRPVFMSIIGISWFWFLGSVFLAQFPSYAKDIVGGDEQVSTLFLVVFTVGIGSGATFCNRLLGGRVSGRYVPASLVAISVFIVMLYIVSPSGASGGALAGVREFLAAGRSWLVILSMFLIAASGGLYSIPMYALMQHLTPETHMARTIASLNIIDSLFMVCAAALMSAMIAAGMSINGVFLSMAFINLLMLPLTLKLAKTKADKKSQEAA, from the coding sequence ATAAAATCGCAGTTTTCGCTATTCCTTACGCGCCGCTTCCTGCCGCTCTTTCTCACGCAGTTCCTCGGCGCGTTCAACGACAACCTTTTCAAGAGCGCGCTCGTCACTCTCATAACCTACGACCTCGCGGCGAGATACGGCGTAAACGCGCCGATACTGATAACGGTTGTGGCGGGGCTCTTCATCCTGCCCTTCTTCCTCTTTTCGTCGCTCGCCGGGCAGATTTCTGACAAGTACGAAAAATCGCGGCTCATCCGTATAATCAAGCTCGCCGAGATAATTTTGATGGTCCTGACCGCGGCGGCCTTCCACTACGTTCAGATGTGGTGGCTCATCGCGCTGCTCTTCCTCATGGGGACGCAGTCCACCTTCTTCGGCCCGCTCAAATACAGCGTGCTGCCGCAGCTCCTGCGCGAAGACGAGCTCGTCGCCGGCAACGGCCTCGTCAACGCGGGGACGAACGTCGCGATACTGACGGGAACGCTCTGCGGCGGCCTGCTCATAATGTCGCCGCTCGGCCGCTGGTACATCGCGGCGGGGGTCGTCGGAGTCGCGGCGGCGGGGTATCTCGCGAGCCGCTTCATTCCGGTGCTGCCGGCTTCGTCGCCAGGGCTCCGCATAGACCGCAACCTCTTCCGCTCGACGTGGCGGCTCATCACATATCCTGTGCCGAACCGTCCCGTCTTCATGTCGATAATCGGGATAAGCTGGTTCTGGTTCCTCGGGTCCGTGTTCCTCGCGCAGTTCCCCTCCTACGCCAAAGACATAGTCGGCGGCGACGAACAGGTCTCGACGCTGTTCCTCGTAGTCTTCACCGTCGGCATAGGCTCGGGCGCCACCTTCTGCAACAGACTGCTCGGCGGGCGCGTCAGCGGCAGGTACGTCCCCGCGAGCCTCGTTGCGATAAGCGTATTCATCGTGATGCTCTACATCGTGAGCCCCTCCGGCGCATCCGGCGGCGCGCTCGCCGGCGTGCGCGAATTTCTTGCCGCGGGACGCTCGTGGCTCGTGATTCTCTCGATGTTCCTGATAGCCGCCAGCGGAGGCCTCTACAGCATACCGATGTACGCGCTGATGCAGCACCTTACGCCCGAGACGCACATGGCGCGCACGATAGCCTCGCTCAACATAATAGACTCGCTCTTCATGGTCTGCGCCGCGGCTCTGATGTCCGCGATGATAGCGGCCGGCATGTCGATAAACGGCGTATTTCTCTCTATGGCCTTCATCAACCTGTTAATGCTCCCGCTTACGCTGAAGCTCGCTAAGACGAAGGCGGACAAAAAATCACAGGAGGCGGCATAA